The Elgaria multicarinata webbii isolate HBS135686 ecotype San Diego chromosome 1, rElgMul1.1.pri, whole genome shotgun sequence genome has a window encoding:
- the LOC134396270 gene encoding 7-alpha-hydroxycholest-4-en-3-one 12-alpha-hydroxylase-like isoform X1 gives MTFWETVLCTFLACLLATLLGGLHKIGAFRKRKPKEPPLEKGFLPWIGHGLSFIRSPEVFLERMRKKHGDIFTVLLKGNYMHFLIDPSTYEPLMNVSKQVLSYSKFTSMVARNIFSLPCTESLLHSFKKISDKYLGGKYLPVLNQVMMEKLKSVILLNHNSGEGKRSWQQEGVLHFTYKTVFQASFLTLFGNEPQKDVDSKENAKENEMTQRGNFSENFEKFDSFYPHMVTGIIDPLSKKETENLKKYFWDILSVEKLYQRDGISNWVAEQDQHVAETGMTEKIRTQLQLLLLWLSQTNIVNASFWILLYLLKYPEAMKAVREEVDRILRETGQEDKTGGPFISVSLDMIKTPLLDSAIEETLRLNGSIFLYRTVMQEMDIKMADGKEYTLRKGDDLVLSPFLALQTDPEIHPDPHTFKYDRFVTPGGIKKEFYKNGKKLKYYSMPFGGGTGLCPGRFFAVNEMKMFVLLMLAYFDMELVNAEEEMPTTDVRRHGFGNTKPSHDVQFKYRLRV, from the coding sequence ATGACTTTCTGGGAGACTGTGCTTTGCACTTTCTTAGCTTGCCTCTTGGCAACCCTACTTGGTGGACTCCATAAAATAGGAGCATTTCGCAAGAGGAAACCCAAGGAACCCCCCTTGGAAAAAGGCTTCCTTCCATGGATCGGACACGGGCTAAGTTTCATTCGGAGCCCTGAAGTGTTTTTGGAAAGGATGCGGAAGAAACATGGGGATATTTTCACAGTTTTGCTCAAAGGCAATtacatgcattttttgattgATCCTTCTACTTATGAACCCTTAATGAATGTATCAAAACAAGTGCTGAGTTATAGTAAATTTACATCAATGGTGGCACGTAATATTTTTAGCCTTCCTTGCACAGAATCTCTGCtacatagttttaaaaaaatcagtgataAGTATCTCGGAGGGAAGTATCTACCTGTCCTGAACCAGGTGATGATGGAGAAGTTGAAGTCTGTGATTCTTCTCAATCACAATTCAGGTGAGGGGAAAAGatcttggcagcaggagggagtccTCCACTTTACCTACAAAACTGTATTCCAAGCCTCTTTTCTGACTTTATTTGGCAATGAGCCACAGAAAGATGTAGACAGCAAAGAAAATGCTAAGGAGAATGAAATGACACAACGTGGAAACTTCTCTGAAAATTTTGAGAAATTTGACAGTTTCTATCCCCATATGGTCACCGGCATCATAGACCCTCTAAGCaagaaggagacagagaacttgaagaagtacttctgggACATTCTCTCAGTAGAAAAGTTGTATCAAAGGGACGGCATCAGCAATTGGGTAGCTGAGCAAGATCAGCATGTGGCTGAGACTGGGATGACTGAAAAGATACGGACTCAACTTCAGCTGCTGCTTCTATGGCTATCTCAAACTAACATTGTCAATGCTTCTTTCTGGATTCTTCTGTATCTCCTGAAATATCCAGAAGCAATGAAGGCAGTGAGGGAAGAAGTGGACAGAATTCTAAGAGAGACCGGTCAGGAGGACAAGACAGGCGGCCCCTTCATCAGCGTGTCCTTGGATATGATCAaaactcctcttctggacagtgcAATAGAGGAAACTCTGCGCTTGAATGGGTCTATTTTTCTCTACAGAACCGTGATGCAGGAAATGGATATTAAGATGGCCGATGGCAAAGAATATACTCTCCGGAAAGGTGATGATCTTGTGCTTTCTCCTTTTCTTGCACTGCAAACAGATCCAGAAATCCACCCTGACCCTCACACATTCAAATATGACAGGTTTGTGACCCCAGGTGGGATAAAAAAGGAGTTCTACAAGAACGGGAAAAAGCTAAAGTATTACAGTATGCCTTTCGGTGGTGGAACTGGACTTTGTCCTGGGCGATTTTTTGCTGTTAATGAAATGAAGATGTTTGTCTTATTGATGCTGGCCTACTTTGACATGGAACTGGTtaatgcagaagaagaaatgccTACGACAGATGTAAGAAGACATGGGTTTGGAAACACAAAACCATCTCATGATGTTCAGTTCAAATACCGATTGAGAGTCTGA